A single Marinitoga aeolica DNA region contains:
- a CDS encoding transcription repressor NadR yields the protein MEKKNKILRILMDSEEPIKGKVLAEKIGVSRQMIIQYISKLKTEGHKIASTRDGYILEREKGIRKMIAVKHSSNEIEDELFSIVNAGGTVLDVIVEHPLYGEIKGRIDVKTVNDVIKFMSLLKTTHATPLLELSEGIHIHTIEVKDEKTFEEVKKAIKKYLILDL from the coding sequence AGAGCCTATAAAAGGAAAAGTATTAGCAGAAAAAATCGGCGTAAGCAGACAAATGATCATTCAGTATATTTCAAAATTAAAAACTGAAGGACATAAAATAGCTTCTACAAGAGATGGTTATATATTAGAAAGAGAAAAAGGCATCAGAAAAATGATAGCAGTAAAACATTCTTCTAATGAAATTGAGGATGAACTCTTTTCTATTGTTAATGCTGGCGGAACAGTTTTAGATGTTATTGTAGAACATCCTTTATATGGCGAAATAAAAGGAAGAATAGATGTAAAAACTGTAAATGATGTAATAAAATTTATGAGCCTATTAAAAACTACACATGCTACTCCTTTATTGGAATTATCAGAAGGAATACATATTCACACAATAGAAGTTAAAGATGAAAAAACTTTTGAGGAAGTAAAAAAAGCAATAAAAAAATATTTGATATTAGATTTATAA
- the ltaE gene encoding low-specificity L-threonine aldolase, with the protein MKFIDLRSDTVTEPTEEMRKAMCEAEVGDDVYDEDPTIKKLESMAAEILGKEAGLFVPSGTFGNQLSIFSHCERGNEVIVGDDCHIVQHEAGASSIIAGVQLRTIKSDRGALPPEEVESKIRKIEDIHFPKTGLICLENAHSNGRVIPLSNFDKIRKIADKYNVPIHLDGARIFNAATTLDVDPKEIAKYADSISFCLSKGLCAPVGSIVVGNKEFIDEAKKRRKIMGGGMRQAGILAAAGIVALEKMRFRLHEDHENAKYLAEKLSNFDFIEIIEKVEINMVFFKINKEFKDEDFISFMKDNGIKINPPEEGIYRFVTHYWIKKSDIDKTIKIIEEFFTKL; encoded by the coding sequence ATGAAATTTATCGACTTAAGAAGTGATACTGTTACCGAACCAACTGAAGAAATGAGAAAAGCCATGTGTGAAGCAGAAGTTGGAGATGATGTATATGATGAAGATCCTACTATAAAGAAATTGGAAAGTATGGCTGCAGAAATTCTTGGTAAGGAAGCAGGACTTTTTGTTCCAAGTGGAACATTTGGTAATCAATTATCTATTTTTTCCCATTGCGAAAGAGGCAATGAGGTAATTGTCGGAGATGATTGTCATATCGTTCAACATGAAGCTGGAGCTTCTTCAATTATTGCTGGAGTTCAATTAAGAACTATAAAATCAGATAGAGGTGCCTTACCTCCAGAAGAAGTTGAAAGCAAAATCAGAAAAATAGAAGATATTCATTTTCCAAAAACCGGATTAATTTGTCTTGAAAATGCCCATTCTAATGGTAGAGTTATACCTTTATCAAATTTTGATAAAATAAGAAAAATTGCTGACAAATATAATGTTCCAATACATTTAGATGGTGCAAGAATATTTAATGCTGCCACTACCTTAGATGTTGATCCAAAAGAAATTGCAAAATATGCTGATTCTATAAGTTTTTGTTTATCAAAAGGATTATGTGCTCCAGTGGGGTCTATTGTTGTAGGTAATAAAGAATTTATTGATGAAGCTAAAAAAAGAAGAAAAATAATGGGTGGTGGAATGAGGCAAGCTGGAATTTTAGCTGCTGCGGGAATAGTTGCATTGGAAAAAATGAGATTTAGATTACATGAAGATCATGAAAACGCAAAATATTTAGCTGAAAAATTAAGTAATTTTGATTTTATAGAAATTATTGAAAAAGTAGAAATCAATATGGTATTTTTCAAAATTAATAAAGAATTTAAAGATGAAGATTTTATTTCATTCATGAAAGATAATGGTATAAAAATAAATCCACCAGAAGAAGGAATATATAGATTTGTTACGCATTATTGGATAAAAAAATCTGATATTGATAAAACAATAAAGATTATAGAAGAATTTTTTACTAAATTATAA
- a CDS encoding YifB family Mg chelatase-like AAA ATPase — MKYSRVNSAYVSGFEVKNIIVEVDINSKATQQIFKIVGMPNTAILESQKRVYSAIRNSGFTFPNGNVTVNLAPSNIKKQGTHFDLPIAISILLASKQISYEIDDYYIFGEIGLNGEIRGIPGITLLLLDISHKNKNAKFIIPKENEEESIFIENNEVYVIENLVEIIKILHPNEKENYKANPTKNFYEEKEEQLDFSEIKGQFFAKRAAEIAAAGFHNLLMTGSPGSGKTMIARRIPSILPEMTHDEIIESTKIYSIYGYLNKIVNKRPFRAPHHSASTASIIGGGSDSKPGEVSLANNGVLFLDEFPEFRTDVIEALRQPMEDGIVTISRAKLIATYPAKFMLVAAQNPCPCGYYGDPEHECTCSLNQITNYNKKISGPISDRIDIKIKVPRVKIDEMFDNSPGEKSEKIRERVENASIIQIKRQGKLNGKLSQKEVKKYIILEEKVEEFLKNGARKFKMTGRGINRILKVSRTIADLKGNTDISIEDIAEAFQFRGDSNL, encoded by the coding sequence GTGAAATATTCCAGAGTAAATAGCGCATATGTTTCTGGATTTGAAGTAAAAAATATAATAGTTGAAGTTGATATAAATTCAAAAGCTACACAACAAATTTTTAAAATAGTCGGAATGCCAAATACTGCGATTTTAGAAAGCCAAAAAAGAGTTTATAGTGCTATTAGGAATTCTGGGTTTACTTTTCCAAACGGTAATGTAACAGTTAATCTAGCTCCAAGTAATATAAAAAAGCAAGGGACACACTTTGATTTACCAATTGCAATTTCTATCTTACTAGCATCAAAACAAATCTCTTATGAAATAGATGATTATTATATCTTTGGCGAAATAGGGTTAAATGGTGAAATAAGAGGAATTCCAGGTATAACATTATTATTATTAGATATATCCCATAAAAACAAAAATGCTAAATTCATAATACCAAAAGAAAATGAAGAAGAGTCTATATTTATTGAAAATAATGAAGTTTATGTGATAGAAAATTTAGTAGAAATAATAAAAATTCTTCATCCAAATGAAAAAGAAAATTATAAAGCAAATCCCACTAAAAATTTTTATGAAGAAAAAGAAGAACAACTGGATTTTTCAGAAATAAAAGGGCAATTTTTTGCTAAAAGAGCAGCTGAAATTGCAGCAGCAGGATTTCATAATTTATTAATGACAGGAAGTCCAGGATCTGGAAAAACAATGATAGCCAGAAGAATACCTTCTATTCTTCCTGAAATGACACATGATGAAATTATAGAATCAACAAAAATTTATTCCATATATGGTTATTTAAATAAAATAGTTAATAAAAGACCATTTAGAGCACCTCATCATTCTGCATCAACTGCTTCTATAATTGGTGGTGGAAGTGATTCTAAACCTGGAGAAGTAAGTTTGGCAAATAATGGAGTATTATTTTTAGATGAATTTCCGGAGTTTAGAACAGATGTAATAGAAGCTTTAAGACAACCAATGGAAGATGGTATTGTGACAATTTCTAGAGCAAAATTAATAGCAACTTATCCTGCAAAGTTTATGTTAGTTGCTGCACAAAATCCGTGTCCATGTGGTTATTATGGTGATCCAGAACATGAATGTACGTGTTCACTAAATCAGATAACTAATTATAATAAGAAAATTTCAGGTCCAATCAGTGATAGAATAGACATTAAAATAAAAGTTCCAAGAGTAAAAATAGATGAAATGTTTGACAATTCACCAGGGGAAAAATCAGAAAAAATAAGAGAAAGAGTAGAAAATGCAAGTATAATACAAATAAAAAGACAAGGGAAATTAAATGGAAAACTCTCTCAAAAAGAGGTAAAAAAATATATAATATTAGAAGAAAAAGTTGAAGAATTTTTGAAAAATGGAGCAAGAAAATTTAAAATGACAGGTAGAGGTATAAATAGAATATTAAAAGTTTCGAGAACAATAGCTGATTTAAAAGGGAATACCGATATTTCTATAGAAGATATTGCAGAAGCATTTCAATTCAGGGGGGATAGTAATTTATAA
- a CDS encoding GNAT family N-acetyltransferase, whose amino-acid sequence MQKHFNSGGIVIYKNRLGDLFFKVKSESEFREILESIIKIPKRYVYFFSEVKNEFYYMNDIGELYIFRAKKEKEKIKSFVDFYPDNKLIYSILKLAQKSLIPFTIWDLINFYKKGYKIRYLEQNNEIISLYILKDNIVEFTFFDVENINLMIQMLNDISNFVDDEFIIIVYSNQKNFKNLLLNKNYSGEKKFTLYRLDSAGIFITMPNKNDTINIIEFYERVLQNNKTLATQLSEFDKTTKDFEKIIDLSKNLFGLRVLVAKYNDKIIGNCDIYWNIQRKRLERTAKLGISVLEEFRNIGIATTMMNNHITWCIENPNIHRLELEVFSNNSKAISLYEKLGFIKEGKRREAAYIGKEYYDIIFMGIITEPVNFF is encoded by the coding sequence TTGCAGAAGCATTTCAATTCAGGGGGGATAGTAATTTATAAAAATCGTTTAGGAGATTTATTTTTTAAAGTAAAAAGTGAATCTGAGTTTAGAGAAATTTTAGAATCTATTATAAAAATACCAAAGAGATATGTATACTTCTTTTCAGAAGTAAAGAATGAATTTTATTATATGAATGATATTGGAGAATTATACATTTTTAGAGCGAAAAAAGAAAAAGAAAAAATTAAATCGTTTGTAGATTTTTATCCAGATAATAAATTGATTTATTCTATATTAAAACTTGCCCAAAAATCTCTTATACCTTTTACAATATGGGATTTAATAAATTTTTATAAAAAAGGATATAAGATCAGATATTTAGAACAAAATAATGAAATAATTTCCCTGTATATATTAAAAGATAATATAGTTGAATTTACATTTTTTGATGTGGAAAATATTAATTTAATGATTCAAATGTTAAATGATATTTCAAATTTTGTTGATGATGAATTTATTATTATAGTATATTCCAATCAAAAAAATTTTAAAAATTTATTATTAAATAAGAATTATTCAGGAGAGAAAAAATTTACCTTATATAGGTTAGATAGTGCAGGTATTTTCATAACTATGCCTAATAAAAATGATACAATAAATATAATAGAATTTTATGAGCGGGTTTTGCAAAACAACAAAACTTTAGCTACGCAATTAAGTGAATTTGATAAAACTACAAAGGATTTTGAAAAAATTATAGATCTTTCAAAAAATCTATTTGGCTTAAGAGTTTTGGTTGCAAAATATAATGACAAAATAATAGGCAATTGTGATATATATTGGAATATCCAAAGAAAAAGATTAGAAAGAACTGCAAAATTAGGTATAAGTGTACTCGAAGAATTTAGAAACATTGGTATTGCAACAACAATGATGAATAATCATATAACCTGGTGCATAGAAAATCCTAATATACATAGATTGGAATTAGAAGTATTTTCTAATAATTCTAAAGCAATTTCATTATATGAAAAGTTAGGATTTATTAAAGAAGGTAAAAGAAGAGAAGCTGCATATATTGGAAAAGAATATTATGATATTATATTTATGGGGATTATTACTGAACCTGTAAATTTTTTTTAA
- a CDS encoding NADH-quinone oxidoreductase subunit NuoE family protein — protein MSVELETKFKQVEEYIDSLNLEGKDKVTKRSYLIHVLHKAQEIIGYLPIEVQKIIAKKLDVHASDVYGVVTFYNFFSMKPKGKYPINICLGTACYVRGSGDILEEFKKQLGIKENETTEDGLFSIHAVRCVGACGLAPVVMIGDEVHGRLTTKDVKRLIKEYREKDK, from the coding sequence ATGTCCGTAGAACTTGAAACTAAATTTAAGCAGGTAGAAGAATATATTGATTCATTGAATTTAGAAGGTAAAGACAAAGTAACCAAAAGGAGTTATCTTATTCATGTTTTACATAAAGCTCAAGAAATAATTGGTTACTTGCCTATTGAAGTTCAAAAAATCATTGCTAAAAAATTAGATGTTCATGCATCTGATGTATATGGAGTAGTTACCTTCTATAACTTTTTTAGTATGAAACCAAAAGGGAAATATCCTATTAATATTTGTTTAGGAACTGCATGTTATGTCAGGGGTTCTGGAGATATTTTAGAAGAATTTAAAAAACAACTCGGAATCAAAGAAAATGAAACAACTGAAGACGGATTATTTAGTATTCATGCTGTAAGATGCGTAGGAGCTTGTGGATTAGCACCAGTTGTTATGATTGGTGACGAAGTTCATGGAAGACTCACTACTAAAGATGTAAAAAGATTAATAAAAGAATATAGAGAAAAGGATAAATAA
- a CDS encoding (2Fe-2S) ferredoxin domain-containing protein — MPKIKSLEDLLKQKEAAKNKLFLRKVADKENVITLKVAMGTCGIAAGAKETFEKLMETIEEKGLDNIRVIQTGCMGYCHAEPTVEVNEPGKEPILYGKIKGDKARELIEKHILNGELLQDSIIGETHKSINE, encoded by the coding sequence ATGCCTAAAATTAAAAGTTTGGAAGATTTATTAAAACAAAAAGAAGCTGCTAAAAATAAATTATTTTTGAGAAAAGTTGCCGATAAAGAAAATGTTATTACATTAAAAGTTGCCATGGGAACATGTGGAATTGCAGCAGGTGCGAAAGAAACTTTTGAAAAATTAATGGAAACTATAGAGGAAAAAGGTTTAGATAATATCAGAGTTATTCAAACAGGTTGTATGGGCTATTGTCATGCCGAACCAACTGTGGAAGTTAATGAACCAGGAAAAGAACCGATATTATATGGAAAAATAAAAGGAGATAAAGCTAGAGAATTGATAGAAAAGCATATTTTAAATGGAGAGTTATTGCAAGATTCGATTATAGGGGAAACTCACAAATCAATTAACGAGTAA
- the nuoF gene encoding NADH-quinone oxidoreductase subunit NuoF — protein sequence MSSYKYHVLICGGTGCTSSKSELIKDNMEKLVKENGLENDVQIVRTGCFGFCEQGPIVKFLPDNTFYVRVKPEDAEELVNEHIIKGRKVQRLLYVEPTEKEKIDESKKMPFYKKQIRVALRNAGLINPDDIDEYIANDGYQALAKALSMTPEEVVEEIRESGLRGRGGGGFPTGLKWGFAQKAKGEIKYVVCNADEGDPGAFMDRSVLEGDPHSVIEGMAIAAYAIGANQGYVYIRAEYPLAVKRLKNAIKQAKEYGLLGENIFGTNFSFDLEIRLGAGAFVCGEETALLASIEGYRGEPRTKPPFPANKGLWGKPTIINNVETFANIAPIMLKGAKWFRSLGTEKSPGTKVFALAGKVNNVGLVEVPMGTTLREVIFDIGGGIRDNKKFKAVQTGGPSGGCIPAEYLDTPIDFDTLTALGSMMGSGGMIVMDENTCMPDVAKFYLEFSVEESCGKCTPCRIGNVRLLEILDKITSGRATMEDLERMEILGKTIKDSALCGLGQTSPNPILSTMHYFKDEYKAHVLDKTCPAGVCKNLITYKIDKDKCVGCTACARVCPVEAISGSIKNPHEIDQEVCIKCGACYATCRFGAIEKI from the coding sequence ATGTCATCATATAAATATCATGTTTTAATATGTGGCGGTACGGGATGTACCTCTTCAAAGAGTGAGTTAATAAAAGACAATATGGAAAAATTGGTAAAAGAAAATGGATTGGAAAATGATGTACAAATAGTTAGAACAGGTTGTTTTGGCTTTTGTGAACAAGGACCTATAGTTAAATTTTTACCCGATAATACTTTTTATGTTAGAGTTAAACCAGAGGATGCAGAAGAATTAGTAAATGAACATATAATAAAAGGTAGAAAAGTACAAAGATTATTATATGTAGAACCAACTGAAAAAGAAAAAATTGATGAATCTAAAAAGATGCCTTTTTATAAAAAACAAATAAGAGTTGCATTAAGAAATGCTGGTTTAATTAATCCAGATGATATTGACGAATATATAGCAAATGATGGTTATCAAGCATTAGCTAAAGCATTATCAATGACTCCAGAAGAAGTTGTTGAGGAAATAAGAGAATCAGGATTAAGAGGTAGAGGTGGAGGTGGATTTCCAACAGGATTAAAATGGGGATTTGCTCAAAAAGCTAAAGGAGAGATAAAATATGTAGTATGTAATGCTGATGAAGGTGATCCTGGAGCTTTTATGGATAGATCGGTTTTAGAAGGAGATCCACATTCTGTAATAGAAGGTATGGCGATAGCTGCTTATGCTATTGGAGCAAATCAAGGGTATGTTTATATAAGAGCTGAATATCCATTAGCTGTTAAAAGATTAAAAAATGCAATAAAACAGGCGAAAGAATATGGGTTATTAGGAGAAAATATATTTGGAACAAACTTTTCATTTGACTTAGAAATTAGATTGGGAGCTGGAGCTTTTGTGTGTGGAGAGGAAACTGCATTATTAGCTTCTATAGAAGGTTATAGAGGTGAGCCAAGAACAAAACCACCGTTTCCAGCAAATAAAGGATTGTGGGGAAAACCAACTATTATTAATAATGTTGAGACATTTGCAAATATAGCTCCAATAATGTTAAAAGGAGCAAAGTGGTTCAGAAGCTTAGGAACAGAAAAATCACCAGGAACAAAAGTATTTGCCTTAGCCGGTAAAGTTAATAATGTTGGTCTTGTAGAAGTTCCTATGGGAACAACATTAAGAGAAGTAATATTCGATATAGGTGGAGGAATTAGAGATAATAAAAAATTCAAGGCTGTTCAAACTGGTGGGCCATCTGGAGGATGTATCCCAGCTGAATATTTAGATACACCGATAGATTTTGACACTTTAACTGCTTTAGGATCTATGATGGGTTCTGGTGGTATGATTGTTATGGACGAAAATACCTGTATGCCAGATGTTGCAAAATTTTATCTTGAATTTTCTGTAGAAGAATCATGTGGTAAATGTACCCCATGTAGAATAGGAAATGTAAGATTATTAGAAATACTTGATAAAATTACATCTGGTAGAGCAACAATGGAAGATTTAGAAAGAATGGAAATTTTAGGAAAAACTATAAAAGATTCTGCATTATGTGGTTTAGGACAAACATCACCTAACCCAATATTATCTACAATGCATTATTTTAAAGATGAATATAAAGCTCACGTATTGGATAAAACATGTCCAGCAGGTGTATGTAAGAATTTAATTACATATAAAATCGATAAAGATAAATGTGTGGGTTGTACAGCGTGTGCAAGAGTTTGTCCTGTTGAAGCTATTAGCGGATCAATTAAAAATCCTCATGAAATAGATCAAGAAGTATGTATCAAATGCGGCGCTTGTTATGCAACATGTAGATTTGGTGCTATTGAAAAGATATAG
- a CDS encoding NADH-dependent [FeFe] hydrogenase, group A6 translates to MPKITINCKEVEVPENYTVLDAVKSIGGYVPTLCYMKLDDIGIENKPASCRVCMVEIEGRRNLAPACATPVADGLVIKTHSRRAIQARRTAVQLLLSDHPQDCLKCPKNGECELQDLAAELNIHNNPYFGKMSVHKKDISAAIIRDPNKCVMCRRCETMCNEFQTVGVLSAVDRGFDAVVKPTFDWSLESTACTFCGQCVAVCPTGALVERSYIDQVWDVIEDPKKHVVVQTAPAVRVAIGEEFGYEPGTISTGKLVAALRVLGFDKVFDTNFAADLTIMEEASEFKERLENGGYLPMLTSCCPGWVKFLEHQFPNLLEMPSSAKSPQQMFGAIAKTYYAQKAGIDPKDIVVVSIMPCLAKKYEANREELRDSGYQDVDYVITTRELADMIRESGINFQNLPEEEYDSPLGESTGAADIFGRTGGVAEAALRTAYEWITGEELKNVDFEAVRGYEGVRIAEVDIKGTTVRVGIAHGLGNVRKLLEDIQEGKIEVHMIEVMACPGGCVGGGGQPYHHGDFNIIKKRTEAINKIDRNKPIRKSHENPAIKKIYEEFLGKPLSEKSHHLLHTEYFEREWL, encoded by the coding sequence ATGCCAAAAATTACTATAAATTGTAAGGAAGTTGAAGTACCAGAAAATTATACAGTTTTAGATGCTGTAAAATCAATAGGAGGTTATGTTCCTACTTTATGTTACATGAAATTGGATGATATCGGAATAGAAAATAAACCTGCTTCATGTAGAGTATGTATGGTTGAAATAGAAGGTAGAAGAAATTTAGCACCTGCATGTGCAACTCCTGTTGCAGATGGTTTGGTTATTAAGACTCATTCAAGAAGAGCAATTCAAGCAAGAAGAACTGCAGTTCAGTTATTATTATCTGATCATCCCCAAGACTGTTTAAAATGTCCTAAAAATGGAGAATGTGAATTACAGGACTTAGCAGCAGAATTAAATATTCATAATAATCCATATTTTGGAAAAATGTCTGTACATAAAAAAGATATATCTGCAGCAATAATTAGGGATCCAAATAAATGTGTTATGTGCCGAAGATGTGAGACAATGTGTAATGAATTTCAAACAGTAGGTGTATTATCAGCAGTGGATAGAGGTTTTGACGCTGTTGTAAAACCAACCTTTGATTGGTCTTTAGAAAGCACTGCTTGTACTTTCTGTGGTCAATGTGTTGCTGTATGTCCAACTGGTGCATTGGTTGAAAGATCATATATAGATCAAGTATGGGATGTAATAGAAGATCCTAAAAAACATGTAGTTGTTCAAACAGCCCCTGCAGTTAGGGTTGCGATTGGTGAAGAATTCGGATATGAACCAGGAACTATTTCAACAGGAAAATTAGTTGCTGCATTAAGGGTTTTAGGCTTTGATAAGGTTTTTGATACTAACTTTGCTGCCGATTTAACAATCATGGAAGAAGCTTCAGAATTCAAAGAAAGATTAGAAAATGGTGGATATTTACCTATGTTAACAAGTTGTTGTCCAGGATGGGTTAAATTCCTAGAACATCAATTCCCGAATTTATTGGAAATGCCTTCTTCTGCAAAATCGCCACAACAAATGTTTGGTGCAATTGCTAAAACATATTATGCTCAAAAAGCTGGTATAGATCCTAAAGATATTGTTGTCGTTTCAATAATGCCATGTTTAGCAAAAAAATATGAAGCAAATAGAGAAGAATTAAGAGATTCTGGGTATCAAGATGTTGATTATGTAATTACAACAAGAGAATTGGCAGACATGATTAGAGAATCTGGTATTAACTTCCAAAATTTACCAGAAGAAGAATATGATAGTCCATTAGGTGAATCAACAGGTGCTGCTGATATATTTGGTAGAACCGGTGGTGTTGCTGAAGCTGCTTTAAGAACTGCTTATGAATGGATTACCGGTGAAGAACTTAAAAATGTAGATTTTGAAGCGGTTAGAGGTTATGAAGGTGTAAGAATAGCTGAAGTTGATATAAAAGGAACAACTGTTAGAGTAGGTATAGCTCACGGATTAGGTAATGTAAGAAAATTATTAGAAGATATTCAGGAAGGAAAAATAGAAGTACACATGATTGAAGTAATGGCATGTCCTGGCGGCTGTGTTGGTGGTGGAGGACAACCTTATCATCATGGAGACTTCAATATAATTAAAAAGAGAACTGAGGCAATAAATAAAATTGATAGAAATAAGCCTATTAGAAAATCACATGAAAATCCTGCAATTAAGAAAATCTATGAAGAATTTTTAGGAAAACCATTAAGCGAAAAGTCACATCACTTGTTACATACGGAATACTTTGAAAGAGAATGGTTATGA
- a CDS encoding ferritin family protein, translating into MPEFANPFSGLKNDKKLSKEELIRAIRFFISAEYEAVQMYMQLAESIDNELAKEVLTDIANEERVHAGEFLRLLKELDPEEEKYYEEGAKEVEEELKKLEKERKFNRELKKFEE; encoded by the coding sequence ATGCCTGAATTTGCAAATCCATTTTCTGGATTAAAAAATGATAAAAAATTAAGTAAAGAAGAACTAATCAGAGCTATAAGATTTTTTATTTCAGCTGAATATGAAGCCGTTCAAATGTATATGCAGTTAGCAGAATCTATAGATAATGAACTAGCTAAAGAAGTGCTAACAGATATTGCAAATGAAGAAAGAGTTCATGCAGGTGAATTTTTAAGATTATTAAAAGAATTAGATCCTGAAGAAGAAAAATATTATGAAGAAGGTGCAAAAGAGGTTGAGGAAGAGCTAAAAAAGCTGGAAAAAGAAAGAAAATTCAATAGAGAATTAAAAAAATTTGAAGAATAA
- a CDS encoding putative manganese-dependent inorganic diphosphatase: MKGKVYVIGHKRPDTDSIASAISYAYLKNQLDNENHYVPYRLGEINPESSFVLKRFNIPQPEFLDHVYIQVKDVMVEEVIVADKESTIYEIGNTMLEKHVKSIPIVDKNKKLIGLLTERELARNFLQEIQNFTLEENPPKVKDIIKTMNGKLIVGDENKNLKGCPIIGAMTSNEVKRYVKKDDVLITGNRKDVQKIAIEKEVSCLIITGGFIPDEEIVQLAENKKIPIVISPHPTYVTGRLLRLSTHVERIMERNPLTIHPDEILKDFEEDLMQDKKGIAIVIDGDGIVKGILTRHDLIRPKPKKVILVDHSEKSQTVNGIEEAEILEIVDHHRLGGLETGLPITAHIRPVGSTNTIIWDLYKKNNIKPPKEIAGLMLSAILSDTMILKSPTTTLEDEKVVNEIAKYLEIDPIEYGIEMYRAKTNLEGFSEKEILTLDLKESRVSRGRIAVSQIEVIASEELLTKKDEILKSMKKMAKERNYILFLFLLTDVLKEGSYIFVAGQHKLAEKIFKCKFERNIPFLKGVVSRKKQVMPLIFRNI, encoded by the coding sequence ATGAAAGGAAAAGTTTATGTTATTGGACATAAAAGACCTGATACAGATAGTATTGCTTCAGCTATTTCATATGCGTATTTAAAAAATCAACTTGATAATGAAAATCATTATGTACCTTATAGATTGGGAGAAATAAATCCTGAAAGTAGTTTTGTTTTAAAACGTTTCAACATTCCACAACCAGAATTTTTAGATCATGTTTATATTCAAGTAAAAGATGTAATGGTTGAAGAAGTTATTGTTGCTGATAAAGAATCGACAATATATGAAATAGGAAATACTATGCTTGAAAAACATGTGAAAAGTATTCCTATTGTAGATAAAAATAAAAAACTTATAGGATTATTAACAGAAAGAGAATTAGCCAGAAATTTTTTACAGGAAATACAAAACTTTACTCTGGAAGAAAATCCTCCTAAAGTAAAAGACATAATAAAAACAATGAATGGGAAATTGATAGTTGGAGATGAAAATAAAAATTTAAAAGGATGTCCTATAATTGGTGCAATGACATCAAATGAAGTAAAAAGATATGTAAAAAAGGATGATGTGTTAATTACTGGAAATAGAAAAGATGTTCAAAAAATAGCTATTGAAAAAGAAGTAAGTTGTTTAATTATAACCGGTGGCTTTATTCCAGATGAAGAGATCGTTCAACTTGCAGAAAATAAAAAAATCCCTATAGTTATTTCCCCTCATCCTACTTATGTAACAGGTAGATTATTACGATTAAGTACTCATGTTGAGAGGATTATGGAAAGAAATCCACTCACAATACATCCTGACGAAATATTAAAAGATTTTGAAGAAGATTTGATGCAGGATAAAAAAGGTATTGCCATAGTTATAGATGGAGATGGAATAGTAAAAGGAATTCTTACCAGACATGATTTAATTAGACCAAAACCTAAAAAAGTAATACTGGTTGATCACTCTGAGAAATCACAAACTGTAAATGGAATAGAAGAAGCAGAAATATTAGAAATTGTTGATCATCACAGGTTGGGAGGACTAGAAACAGGATTACCTATTACTGCCCATATAAGGCCAGTAGGTTCTACAAATACTATTATTTGGGATTTATATAAAAAAAATAATATTAAACCTCCAAAAGAGATTGCTGGATTAATGTTGTCAGCAATATTATCAGATACAATGATATTAAAATCCCCTACTACAACTCTCGAAGATGAAAAAGTGGTTAATGAAATTGCAAAATACTTAGAAATAGATCCTATAGAATATGGAATAGAAATGTATAGGGCAAAAACTAACCTTGAAGGTTTTTCTGAAAAAGAAATATTAACTCTTGATCTTAAAGAATCAAGGGTTTCCCGGGGAAGAATTGCAGTTTCTCAAATTGAAGTTATTGCTTCAGAAGAGTTATTAACAAAAAAGGATGAAATTCTTAAAAGTATGAAAAAAATGGCAAAAGAAAGAAATTATATATTATTCCTTTTTTTATTGACCGATGTATTGAAAGAGGGATCTTATATTTTCGTCGCTGGACAACACAAATTAGCAGAAAAAATATTTAAATGTAAATTTGAAAGAAATATTCCTTTTTTAAAAGGTGTAGTGTCTAGAAAAAAACAGGTGATGCCATTAATATTTAGAAATATTTAA